In a single window of the Larimichthys crocea isolate SSNF chromosome XVII, L_crocea_2.0, whole genome shotgun sequence genome:
- the nmur1a gene encoding neuromedin-U receptor 1 — MSISYNFSLDLMAEKAKWLCLSGEKCANLTPGVNSSHIDLDDACLMEEQYLEEYLGPRRSSVFLPVCLIYLVIFMVGVVGNVLTCTVIARNKVMWTPTNYYLFSLAVSDLMVLMLGMPLELYELWQNYPFLLEKGGCYFKTFLFETVCLASILNVTALSVERYIAVVHPLRAKYVVTRTHAKRVILTVWGVSVLCALPNTSLHGIDVLHSHCTGPAGNITVGVPDSAICTLVKPRWMYNLTIQVTTLLFFVLPMLTISALYLLIGLQLKREKMHQALETKSGFGKNSFCNVRTQQQKARRRQVTKMLFVLVVVFAICWAPFHTDRLMWSFINDWTDNHQEIFQYVHIISGVFLYLSSAVNPILYNLMSTRFREMFKEVMCHRPHHTAPRKHSLSVTRVTLRSTLSDAPLSNGTAVVEAEAEDGEMRMKDETSFMC, encoded by the exons ATGTCCATTTCTTACAACTTCTCTTTGGATCTAATGGCTGAGAAAGCCAAGTGGCTTTGTCTATCAGGGGAAAAATGTGCCAACCTGACACCTGGTGTGAACAGCAGCCACATAGATCTGGATGATGCATGTCTGATGGAGGAACAGTACCTGGAGGAGTATCTTGGGCCTCGTCGATCATCTGTGTTCCTTCCTGTGTGTCTCATATATTTGGTCATCTTCATGGTAGGTGTGGTGGGTAATGTTCTGACATGCACTGTCATTGCACGAAACAAAGTGATGTGGACGCCAACAAACTACTACCTGTTCAGCCTGGCAGTGTCAGACCTTATGGTGCTGATGCTTGGCATGCCATTAGAGCTGTATGAGCTGTGGCAGAACTACCCCTTCCTCCTGGAGAAGGGTGGCTGCTACTTTAAAACGTTCCTATTTGAGACTGTTTGCTTGGCATCTATCCTCAATGTGACGGCGCTGAGTGTGGAACGTTACATTGCTGTGGTGCACCCACTACGTGCAAAGTATGTTGTAACACGCACCCATGCCAAGCGTGTTATCCTTACAGTGTGgggtgtgtcagtgttgtgtgcTTTGCCTAACACGAGTCTGCACGGGATTGACGTCCTTCACAGTCACTGCACTGGCCCTGCTGGGAACATAACTGTGGGGGTCCCTGACTCGGCAATCTGTACACTGGTGAAACCACGCTGGATGTACAACCTTACGATCCAAGTGACCACTTTGCTATTTTTTGTGCTGCCCATGCTCACCATCAGCGCTCTCTATTTGCTCATCGGTCTGCAGTTAAAACGTGAGAAGATGCATCAGGCACTGGAGACGAAGTCAGGCTTTGGAAAGAACAGCTTCTGTAACGTCCGAACACAACAGCAGAAGGCACGTCGCCGGCAAGTCACTAAAATGTTGT TTGTTCTGGTGGTGGTTTTCGCAATATGCTGGGCCCCATTTCATACTGACCGCCTCATGTGGAGTTTCATCAATGACTGGACCGACAACCACCAGGAAATCTTCCAGTATGTGCACATCATATCCGGAGTGTTTCTCTACCTCAGCTCAGCAGTCAACCCAATCCTGTACAACCTCATGTCAACACGCTTCAGAGAAATGTTCAAAGAGGTCATGTGCCATCGACCACATCACACTGCTCCCAGAAAGCATTCGCTCAGTGTCACCCGGGTGACACTTCGCAGCACCTTAAGTGATGCGCCACTCAGCAATGGAACTGCTGTTGTTGAAGCCGAGGCAGAAGATGGAGAAATGAGGATGAAAGATGAAACCAGTtttatgtgttaa